One Sanguibacter keddieii DSM 10542 genomic window carries:
- a CDS encoding carbohydrate ABC transporter permease: MTSAALDAPPALSAPPVPPPVRRRPRARRWMSYLTFVALAGPNVALLVIFVYKPLLQSFQYSTLQWNIGSPTARNVGLGNYVDWFQDPRTPEILTTTAIFTVATVGGSLVLGLLLALLLNQRLAGRGIARTVAFAPYVLSGIAVGMLWLFIFDPRYGLMSTVLAWIGLNSPDWYNDGPWALAMVIIVYLWKNIGYVALIYLAGLQAVPQDLRDAAALDGASSRRTLVSIVLPLLGPTTFFLSVTTLLSSLQSFDIIHAMTKGGPLGSTTTLMYQIYQESFVSGRAGYASAVATILFGILLVVTLVQLKFVERKVHY, from the coding sequence ATGACCTCCGCGGCACTGGACGCGCCCCCCGCGCTGTCCGCTCCCCCTGTTCCTCCACCCGTGCGCCGGCGCCCTCGCGCCCGCCGGTGGATGTCGTACCTCACGTTCGTCGCCCTCGCCGGGCCGAACGTCGCACTGCTCGTGATCTTCGTCTACAAGCCGCTGCTGCAGAGCTTCCAGTACTCGACGCTCCAGTGGAACATCGGCTCCCCGACCGCACGCAACGTCGGCCTCGGCAACTACGTCGACTGGTTCCAGGACCCGCGGACGCCGGAGATCCTCACCACCACCGCGATCTTCACGGTCGCGACCGTCGGCGGCTCGCTGGTCCTCGGCCTCCTGCTCGCCCTGCTGCTCAACCAGCGCCTCGCCGGGCGCGGCATCGCCCGCACGGTCGCCTTCGCGCCCTACGTGCTCTCGGGCATCGCGGTCGGCATGCTGTGGCTGTTCATCTTCGACCCGCGCTACGGGCTGATGTCCACGGTCCTCGCCTGGATCGGGCTCAACTCGCCCGACTGGTACAACGACGGCCCCTGGGCCCTCGCGATGGTGATCATCGTCTACCTGTGGAAGAACATCGGCTACGTCGCCCTCATCTACCTGGCCGGCCTGCAGGCCGTCCCGCAGGACCTGCGCGACGCCGCCGCCCTCGACGGGGCGTCCTCGCGACGCACGCTCGTCTCGATCGTGCTGCCGCTGCTCGGACCGACCACGTTCTTCCTGTCGGTCACCACGCTGCTCAGCTCGCTGCAGTCCTTCGACATCATCCACGCGATGACCAAGGGCGGCCCGCTCGGCAGCACCACGACCCTCATGTACCAGATCTACCAGGAGAGCTTCGTGTCCGGCCGTGCCGGGTACGCCTCCGCCGTCGCGACGATCCTCTTCGGCATCCTGCTGGTCGTCACCCTCGTCCAGCTGAAGTTCGTCGAGCGGAAGGTGCACTACTGA
- a CDS encoding type III polyketide synthase: MTISVRSVSTAVPPTVIQQPDMRDLLLAQPGRSRLARRLVSAAFDASAIDTRHTVVTDLSPTSPSRRTPRPDDAPEPFFVDPADGTVLSPTTRPRNDRYVAEVPGLILEAARGALAASGGLGTGDVTHVVTASCTGFFAPGPDYVLVRDLGLPATTRRLHVGFMGCYAAFPALSAARSICAEDPGAVVLVVCVELCSLHLEASDDPDTIVASSVFADGAAAAVVTARPAPAGHLVLDLDTLRTALTPVGEQDMAWTIGDHGFEMVLSRYVPSIISEHIRGALDPLLAEVGSDCDRAAGEIGRWAVHPGGRSVLDKVQDALGLDDEQMAPSRDVLREHGNMSSATVLFILARLLDAAAAGAPGPGERETVCAMAFGPGLTVESALLTLRRADDRAAA, from the coding sequence ATGACCATCAGCGTCCGGTCCGTCTCCACCGCCGTCCCTCCCACGGTCATCCAGCAGCCCGACATGCGTGACCTGCTCCTCGCGCAGCCCGGCCGCAGCCGGCTCGCGCGGCGCCTGGTGTCTGCGGCCTTCGACGCCTCCGCGATCGACACCCGCCACACCGTCGTCACCGACCTCTCGCCGACGAGCCCGTCACGGCGGACACCGCGCCCGGACGACGCCCCCGAGCCGTTCTTCGTCGACCCCGCCGACGGCACGGTGCTCTCGCCGACCACCCGCCCGCGCAACGACCGCTACGTCGCCGAGGTGCCCGGCCTGATCCTCGAGGCGGCGCGCGGCGCCCTGGCGGCGTCGGGAGGGCTCGGGACCGGGGACGTGACGCACGTGGTCACCGCGTCGTGCACGGGGTTCTTCGCTCCCGGTCCCGACTACGTCCTGGTTCGCGACCTGGGGCTCCCCGCGACGACCCGGCGGCTGCACGTGGGGTTCATGGGCTGCTACGCGGCGTTCCCGGCGCTGTCAGCAGCCCGGTCGATCTGCGCCGAGGACCCGGGCGCGGTCGTGCTCGTGGTCTGCGTCGAGCTGTGCTCCCTGCACCTCGAGGCCTCGGACGACCCCGACACCATCGTGGCGTCGTCGGTCTTCGCCGACGGCGCGGCGGCCGCCGTGGTCACCGCCCGGCCCGCGCCGGCCGGGCACCTGGTCCTCGACCTGGACACCCTGCGCACCGCGCTGACGCCCGTCGGCGAGCAGGACATGGCGTGGACCATCGGCGACCACGGCTTCGAGATGGTCCTCTCCCGGTACGTCCCCTCGATCATCTCCGAGCACATCCGCGGCGCCCTCGACCCGCTGCTCGCCGAGGTCGGCAGCGACTGCGACCGCGCCGCCGGGGAGATCGGCCGGTGGGCCGTGCACCCCGGTGGTCGGTCGGTCCTCGACAAGGTCCAGGACGCCCTCGGCCTCGACGACGAGCAGATGGCACCGTCCCGAGACGTCCTGCGCGAGCACGGCAACATGTCGAGCGCGACCGTGCTGTTCATCCTCGCCCGGCTCCTCGACGCCGCGGCCGCGGGTGCTCCTGGGCCAGGCGAGCGCGAGACCGTGTGCGCCATGGCCTTCGGCCCCGGGCTCACGGTCGAGTCGGCGCTGCTGACGCTGCGCCGGGCCGACGACCGGGCTGCTGCGTGA
- a CDS encoding glycerophosphodiester phosphodiesterase: protein MTTAPLAAPLEAQRSTRPMVIAHRGSSSLAPQNTLAAFESAWRSGADSIEIDIQLDADGAPVVIHDDTVDATTNGSGAVAEMHSDELRRLDAGSWFSPAYAGQRIPTFDEVLELLVAREGIELLLELKGDWDAAGVQVAVDAIRAAGLTGRVLAQSFSRETVAALRDVAPEMRRGLLVFEVDHTLLDVCAELGVVACNPHGGLLLDDQTLLPRLQAAGVQVMVWTANEPEHWALLVEARVDAIITDRPDALVGWLSATGAAPSPRG, encoded by the coding sequence GTGACCACCGCACCCCTCGCCGCACCGCTCGAGGCGCAGCGCAGCACCAGACCCATGGTGATCGCGCACCGCGGCAGCTCGTCCCTCGCCCCGCAGAACACGCTCGCCGCCTTCGAGTCGGCATGGCGCAGCGGGGCGGACAGCATCGAGATCGACATCCAGCTCGACGCCGACGGCGCTCCCGTGGTCATCCACGACGACACCGTCGACGCGACGACCAACGGGTCGGGTGCCGTGGCCGAGATGCACTCGGACGAGCTGCGTCGCCTCGACGCCGGGTCGTGGTTCTCCCCCGCCTACGCGGGTCAGCGGATCCCGACCTTCGACGAGGTGCTCGAGCTGCTCGTCGCCCGCGAGGGCATCGAGCTGCTGCTCGAGCTCAAGGGCGACTGGGACGCTGCCGGGGTGCAGGTCGCGGTCGACGCGATCCGCGCGGCCGGTCTGACCGGCCGCGTCCTGGCGCAGAGCTTCTCGCGGGAGACCGTCGCCGCGCTGCGCGACGTGGCACCCGAGATGCGTCGTGGGCTGCTCGTCTTCGAGGTCGACCACACGCTGCTCGACGTGTGCGCCGAGCTCGGGGTCGTCGCGTGCAACCCGCACGGCGGCCTGCTCCTCGACGACCAGACGCTGCTCCCGCGCCTGCAGGCGGCCGGCGTCCAGGTCATGGTGTGGACGGCCAACGAGCCCGAGCACTGGGCGCTCCTCGTCGAGGCCCGCGTCGACGCGATCATCACCGACCGCCCGGACGCCCTCGTCGGCTGGCTCTCGGCCACCGGCGCGGCGCCGTCACCGCGAGGCTGA
- a CDS encoding carbohydrate ABC transporter permease gives MSLDLPTRSASTPPGPTPTGSGSTTPPATRGSRKPAKDRGAPQARTGTLPGTVASYVTMVVAVGVMSVPLLWMLFASFKQPDEIYSIPLQWLPASFEPDNYAQVADTLPIGRLFLNSLGLTIVGSGLKMLLGLCCAYALVFLEFPAKKVVFAVVIFALLIPQQITIIPNYTLVASLGWLNTYQGILVPGLASAFGTFLFRQHFLTLPVSILEAAALDGAGHWRRLWGFVLPMSLPTIAAVGLVSMVAEWNEYLWPFLVVDNAEMMTLPVGLTLLQNVDGLNNWGVLMAATVLVTAPILAVFLVLQRRLVAGLTAGAVTG, from the coding sequence ATGAGCCTCGACCTCCCCACCCGCTCGGCGTCCACGCCCCCCGGCCCCACGCCCACCGGCTCCGGGTCGACCACCCCGCCGGCGACCCGCGGCTCCCGGAAGCCTGCCAAGGACCGCGGTGCCCCGCAGGCCCGCACCGGGACCCTGCCGGGCACGGTCGCCTCGTACGTGACCATGGTCGTAGCGGTCGGCGTCATGTCGGTCCCGCTGCTGTGGATGCTGTTCGCGAGCTTCAAGCAGCCGGACGAGATCTACTCCATCCCGCTGCAGTGGCTGCCGGCCAGCTTCGAGCCGGACAACTACGCGCAGGTCGCGGACACGCTGCCCATCGGCCGGCTGTTCCTCAACAGCCTGGGGCTGACGATCGTCGGCTCCGGCCTGAAGATGCTGCTCGGCCTGTGCTGCGCCTACGCGCTGGTGTTCCTGGAGTTCCCGGCCAAGAAGGTCGTGTTCGCCGTCGTGATCTTCGCGCTGCTCATCCCGCAGCAGATCACGATCATCCCGAACTACACGCTCGTGGCCTCGCTCGGGTGGCTCAACACGTACCAGGGGATCCTGGTGCCGGGCCTGGCGAGCGCCTTCGGGACCTTCCTGTTCCGCCAGCACTTCCTCACGCTCCCCGTCTCGATCCTCGAGGCGGCCGCGCTCGACGGCGCCGGTCACTGGCGGCGGCTCTGGGGCTTCGTGCTCCCGATGTCGCTCCCCACGATCGCGGCGGTCGGCCTCGTGTCGATGGTCGCCGAGTGGAACGAGTACCTGTGGCCGTTCCTCGTGGTCGACAACGCCGAGATGATGACGCTCCCGGTCGGGCTGACGCTGCTGCAGAACGTCGACGGTCTCAACAACTGGGGCGTGCTCATGGCCGCCACGGTGCTGGTGACCGCGCCGATCCTCGCGGTGTTCCTCGTCCTGCAGCGCCGCCTCGTGGCGGGCCTGACCGCCGGCGCCGTGACGGGCTGA
- a CDS encoding dihydrolipoamide acetyltransferase family protein: MIEIRMPRLSDTMEEGTITSWAAEVGSQVTAGQVLLEVETDKAVMEQEAFESGTLTHVLVPAGGTARIGEVIAVLDGPEVLDRQEQPAGATGPTTAATHLAPAPAPGPGPAPTEPRTSSSTTATPASPLVRRLAREHGVDLTHVTGTGPGGRVVRRDLESHLSRAAEAGAQTHPDRTGPATHPAPADRHTADQGAGHLGTAGSGTTDLRGPVEHPVAPARRVTAERLTASTSTVPQFSVTATADVTELVRLRTRLCDGLRDGDRATVSLNDLVVRASALALRAHPEVNASYVDRPGGPVLQLHARVNVGVAVATEHGLVVPVVHDADRLAVSGVHETVASLAAAAHERRLSVEQMQGGTFTVSNLGMLGVEHFRAIVNPPEAAILAVGAVRREAAVLDGEVTVRDAMTLTVSVDHRAVDGAGAARFLQTLVRLLEHPWAVVA; encoded by the coding sequence GTGATCGAGATCCGCATGCCCCGCCTCTCCGACACCATGGAGGAGGGCACCATCACCTCCTGGGCCGCCGAGGTCGGCAGCCAGGTCACCGCAGGGCAGGTGCTCCTCGAGGTCGAGACGGACAAGGCCGTCATGGAGCAGGAGGCCTTCGAGTCCGGCACCCTCACGCACGTGCTCGTCCCCGCCGGGGGCACCGCGAGGATCGGGGAGGTGATCGCCGTCCTCGACGGACCGGAGGTGCTCGACCGCCAGGAGCAGCCTGCAGGCGCCACCGGACCGACGACCGCCGCGACCCACCTCGCACCGGCACCGGCACCGGGCCCCGGCCCAGCACCCACCGAGCCACGCACGTCGTCGAGCACGACCGCCACACCTGCCTCGCCTCTCGTCCGGCGCCTGGCCCGGGAGCACGGCGTCGACCTCACCCACGTCACCGGGACCGGGCCCGGTGGTCGCGTCGTCCGACGGGACCTCGAGTCCCACCTCAGCAGGGCGGCAGAGGCAGGAGCGCAGACGCACCCCGACCGGACCGGCCCTGCGACGCACCCCGCACCAGCAGACCGTCACACGGCCGACCAGGGCGCCGGGCACCTGGGCACAGCCGGCTCAGGCACCACAGACCTCCGCGGGCCCGTCGAGCACCCTGTAGCCCCCGCGCGACGCGTCACCGCGGAGCGCCTCACGGCGAGCACCTCCACCGTCCCCCAGTTCTCCGTGACCGCCACGGCCGACGTCACCGAGCTCGTCCGGCTCCGCACGCGTCTCTGCGACGGCCTGCGGGACGGCGACCGGGCGACGGTGAGCCTCAACGACCTCGTCGTGCGGGCGAGCGCCCTCGCGCTCCGCGCGCACCCCGAGGTGAACGCCTCGTACGTCGACCGTCCCGGGGGTCCGGTGCTGCAGCTCCACGCACGGGTGAACGTCGGGGTCGCCGTCGCCACCGAGCACGGGCTGGTGGTCCCCGTCGTCCACGACGCCGACCGGCTCGCCGTCTCCGGCGTGCACGAGACCGTGGCGTCGCTCGCCGCGGCCGCGCACGAGCGCCGGCTCAGCGTCGAGCAGATGCAGGGCGGCACCTTCACGGTGTCCAACCTCGGGATGCTCGGGGTCGAGCACTTCCGGGCGATCGTCAACCCGCCCGAGGCGGCGATCCTCGCGGTCGGCGCGGTGCGCCGAGAGGCCGCCGTCCTCGACGGCGAGGTCACGGTGCGCGACGCCATGACGCTGACGGTGTCCGTGGACCACCGGGCTGTCGACGGCGCCGGGGCAGCGCGGTTCCTCCAGACGCTCGTGCGCCTGCTCGAGCACCCCTGGGCCGTCGTGGCCTGA
- a CDS encoding ABC transporter substrate-binding protein has translation MSNSTNVFSAANGWTPSRRSVLQLGGLGALGLALAACSGPSVSEGSARADAEPATDWSSVTPATEITWWSNHPGASKPIEEELIKRFNAVHPEIAVKLVTAGANYDEVAQRFQAASSTSNLPDLVISSDVWWFRYFLNGQIMPLDEIFSHLEVETADFNATLYSDYEFDSKHWAAPYARSTPLFYYNKTVWAAAGLPDRGPKTWAELEEWAPAIREQLPADGAPLGLGTGTSWAGWWMENIIWGQGGAYSDEWKVTLDTPQAEAAGEFVRGLFNDSKVAGVGTDTQANFAAGIFGSFVGSTGSLKGLLDAADFELGTSFLPDGPNGSGVPTGGTGLAIPASRSPEQQLAAAIFLAFITDPDNTAYFSANTGYMPVRTSAQEGETMTEIYANTPQFRTAIDQLEQKTRTQDWVRVFVPGGDQILTDGIEQMVLKNTPAAEAWAAITPRLEKAFSENVEPYL, from the coding sequence GTGTCGAACTCGACCAACGTCTTCTCCGCCGCGAACGGCTGGACCCCCAGCCGCCGCAGCGTCCTGCAGCTCGGTGGCCTCGGCGCCCTCGGCCTGGCCCTGGCTGCCTGCAGCGGCCCCTCCGTCAGCGAGGGCAGCGCCCGCGCCGACGCCGAGCCCGCGACCGACTGGTCCTCGGTCACCCCGGCCACGGAGATCACCTGGTGGTCCAACCACCCGGGCGCCTCGAAGCCCATCGAGGAAGAGCTCATCAAGCGCTTCAACGCCGTGCACCCCGAGATCGCCGTCAAGCTCGTCACCGCGGGCGCCAACTACGACGAGGTCGCCCAGCGCTTCCAGGCGGCGTCCTCGACGTCGAACCTCCCCGACCTGGTCATCTCGTCGGACGTCTGGTGGTTCCGCTACTTCCTCAACGGCCAGATCATGCCGCTCGACGAGATCTTCTCGCACCTCGAGGTCGAAACCGCAGACTTCAACGCGACGCTGTACTCGGACTACGAGTTCGACTCCAAGCACTGGGCCGCGCCCTACGCCCGCTCCACGCCGCTCTTCTACTACAACAAGACGGTGTGGGCTGCTGCCGGCCTGCCCGACCGCGGACCGAAGACGTGGGCCGAGCTCGAGGAGTGGGCTCCGGCCATCCGCGAGCAGCTGCCCGCCGACGGCGCGCCGCTGGGCCTGGGCACCGGGACCTCGTGGGCCGGCTGGTGGATGGAGAACATCATCTGGGGCCAGGGCGGCGCCTACTCGGACGAGTGGAAGGTCACCCTCGACACCCCGCAGGCCGAGGCGGCCGGCGAGTTCGTCCGCGGCCTGTTCAACGACTCGAAGGTCGCGGGCGTCGGCACCGACACCCAGGCGAACTTCGCCGCGGGCATCTTCGGCTCCTTCGTCGGCTCGACCGGGTCGCTCAAGGGCCTGCTCGACGCTGCCGACTTCGAGCTCGGCACCTCGTTCCTGCCCGACGGCCCGAACGGCTCGGGCGTCCCGACCGGTGGCACCGGCCTCGCGATCCCCGCGTCGCGCTCCCCCGAGCAGCAGCTCGCCGCGGCGATCTTCCTCGCTTTCATCACGGACCCCGACAATACGGCGTACTTCTCGGCGAACACCGGCTACATGCCCGTTCGTACCTCCGCGCAGGAGGGTGAGACGATGACGGAGATCTACGCGAACACCCCGCAGTTCCGCACGGCGATCGACCAGCTCGAGCAGAAGACGCGCACCCAGGACTGGGTCCGCGTGTTCGTGCCCGGCGGTGACCAGATCCTCACCGACGGCATCGAGCAGATGGTGCTCAAGAACACCCCGGCCGCCGAGGCGTGGGCTGCGATCACACCCCGACTGGAGAAGGCGTTCTCCGAGAACGTGGAGCCCTACCTGTGA